One Desulfobulbaceae bacterium DNA segment encodes these proteins:
- the treZ gene encoding malto-oligosyltrehalose trehalohydrolase, translating into MITRRCTQLNSPWAGAGSLTPAPVIGPVPVKDGIFFRIWAPQQKDVAVRNLSDSARTYALLPEGNGYFSGIVPGMEAGALYTYCLDGTVDRPDPASRCQPQGVHGPSQVVDPSSYSWQDRNWQGMALADYIIYELHVGTFSLDGTFAGVEQHLDYLCELGITAIELMPVAQFPGERNWGYDGVFLYSVQLSYGGVDGLKRLVDACHRRGLSVVLDVVYNHLGPEGNYLHAFGPYFTDRYRTPWGEAVNFDGPGSDGVRDFIIGNALFWIEEFHIDALRLDAVHGIFDNSAWHILDELACAVHQLGSNLGRKVYVIAESDLNDSRLIRPLDEGGYAFDAQWSDDFHHALHTWLTAELQGYYEDFGKFEQLVTAYGEGYVYAGQYSGHRKRRHGNDASDLDPLRFVVFSQNHDQVGNRKDGDRLTRHLDLERLKLVAGAVLLSPCMPLLFMGEEYGEIAPFQYFVSHGDTELIDAVRSGRKKEFSAFDWAGEVPDPQDEATFLRSRIDIGLRHQDHHALLYSYYRRLITLRKGNPSLGSVSRNACTVTRINDVSALLLSRRVEASSSLCILNFGDKPVQVRLPDQGEWQVLLDSSGSEWGGPGVLPQRKDCGSGGSSYQVNPMSVAALLDESLRDVLLGS; encoded by the coding sequence ATGATAACTCGACGATGTACTCAACTTAATTCTCCCTGGGCAGGAGCCGGCAGTTTAACTCCTGCCCCTGTGATCGGCCCTGTGCCGGTCAAGGACGGCATCTTCTTTCGGATATGGGCGCCGCAGCAAAAGGATGTTGCTGTGCGAAATCTTTCGGATTCCGCCAGGACATACGCGCTTTTGCCCGAAGGTAATGGATATTTCAGTGGTATTGTCCCTGGAATGGAGGCTGGAGCGCTCTACACCTATTGTCTGGATGGGACGGTGGATCGTCCGGATCCTGCTTCGCGCTGTCAACCTCAGGGTGTTCACGGCCCTTCCCAAGTTGTTGATCCCTCTTCGTATTCCTGGCAGGATCGCAATTGGCAGGGGATGGCCCTTGCCGACTACATCATATATGAATTGCATGTCGGCACATTTTCGCTGGATGGGACCTTTGCTGGTGTGGAGCAACATCTTGACTACCTCTGCGAGCTTGGGATTACTGCGATAGAACTTATGCCCGTGGCCCAGTTTCCTGGTGAGCGTAACTGGGGGTATGACGGGGTCTTTCTCTACTCTGTTCAGTTGAGCTATGGTGGCGTTGATGGACTTAAACGTTTGGTTGATGCCTGTCACCGGCGGGGACTCTCGGTCGTACTTGATGTGGTCTATAATCATTTGGGTCCTGAGGGGAACTATCTTCATGCCTTTGGCCCGTATTTCACCGACCGGTACCGGACGCCATGGGGTGAGGCGGTCAACTTCGACGGCCCTGGCAGTGATGGAGTGAGGGACTTCATTATAGGTAATGCCCTTTTTTGGATTGAAGAGTTCCATATTGATGCTCTTCGTCTGGACGCGGTCCATGGCATCTTCGACAACAGCGCCTGGCATATTCTGGATGAGTTGGCGTGCGCGGTGCATCAGCTTGGATCAAATCTCGGACGGAAGGTCTACGTCATTGCCGAAAGCGATCTGAACGACTCCCGGCTCATCCGGCCTCTTGATGAGGGCGGTTATGCCTTTGACGCCCAGTGGAGCGATGATTTTCACCATGCCCTTCATACTTGGCTTACCGCCGAGTTGCAGGGGTACTATGAAGACTTTGGCAAGTTCGAGCAACTTGTCACGGCCTATGGTGAAGGGTATGTCTATGCCGGGCAGTACTCAGGTCATCGTAAGCGGAGGCATGGTAATGATGCCAGTGATCTTGATCCCTTGCGATTTGTGGTTTTTTCTCAGAATCATGATCAGGTTGGTAATCGTAAAGACGGTGATCGTCTGACCCGGCATCTTGACTTAGAGCGGCTTAAGCTCGTGGCTGGAGCTGTATTGCTCTCGCCATGTATGCCGTTGCTGTTCATGGGAGAGGAGTACGGCGAGATAGCTCCGTTTCAATATTTTGTCAGTCATGGTGACACGGAGCTTATCGATGCGGTGCGAAGCGGTCGCAAGAAAGAGTTTTCCGCTTTTGATTGGGCCGGAGAGGTGCCTGATCCTCAGGATGAGGCTACCTTTCTGCGCAGTCGTATTGATATCGGACTCCGCCATCAGGACCACCATGCGTTGCTCTACAGCTATTATCGAAGACTCATAACTCTCCGCAAGGGCAATCCGTCACTTGGTAGCGTCAGTAGGAATGCTTGTACTGTAACCAGAATCAATGATGTCTCGGCGCTGCTGTTGTCGCGGCGTGTTGAGGCATCGAGTTCGCTCTGTATCCTTAACTTTGGGGATAAACCAGTGCAGGTGAGGTTGCCTGACCAGGGGGAATGGCAGGTGCTCCTTGACTCGTCCGGCAGTGAATGGGGCGGGCCAGGGGTTCTTCCGCAGAGAAAAGATTGTGGATCGGGGGGTAGTTCATATCAAGTCAATCCGATGAGTGTTGCAGCGCTTTTAGATGAAAGCTTGAGAGATGTGCTGCTTGGGAGTTAA
- a CDS encoding glycosyltransferase: MTKLLSSYEGVVSASVISQLRQLGDRLSGKKVVHVNSTKEGGGVAEILDWMVPLMRDIGLDAQWEVISGNGDFFPVTKKFHNGLQGFPVTISDQEWQIYREVNEDNAIRLRPILEDADLVVIHDPQPAGLLGLCPNRRGKWIWRGHIDVSRPARSVWRGLLPFVSGYDASIFSMPQFAQPLPHPQFLISPSIDPLSPKNMDLDAEELATVRHRYNLDPDKPLLVQISRFDRFKDPLGVIAAYRLVRAIQPVQLVLAGGGASDDPEGKEVLDEVMEAAAGDPDIHVLLLPADAHRTINALQRLADIVIQKSTREGFGLTVTEGLWKGKPVIGGDVGGIRLQVVNYHTGFLVNTPEGAAHRIRFLLHHDSLRNSMGDEAREFVREYFLLTRQLREYLTMFHILSSREDSSTIYI; encoded by the coding sequence ATGACTAAACTTCTCTCTTCCTATGAAGGTGTGGTAAGCGCATCGGTTATCAGTCAGCTCAGACAATTGGGCGATCGTCTGTCCGGTAAAAAGGTGGTGCATGTCAACTCGACCAAAGAAGGTGGCGGAGTGGCAGAGATCCTTGATTGGATGGTCCCGCTGATGAGAGATATAGGGCTTGACGCCCAGTGGGAGGTGATCTCGGGCAATGGAGATTTTTTCCCCGTTACCAAGAAATTCCATAATGGTCTTCAGGGTTTTCCAGTGACTATCAGTGACCAGGAGTGGCAGATATATCGAGAGGTGAATGAAGATAACGCCATCCGCTTGCGCCCAATTCTCGAGGATGCCGATCTGGTGGTGATTCACGATCCCCAACCCGCCGGTCTGCTCGGGTTGTGCCCGAATCGACGAGGGAAATGGATCTGGCGGGGGCATATCGATGTCAGCCGTCCTGCGCGGTCGGTCTGGCGGGGGTTGTTGCCTTTTGTCTCCGGTTATGATGCGAGTATTTTTTCCATGCCGCAATTTGCCCAGCCGCTGCCGCATCCCCAGTTTCTCATCTCGCCGAGTATTGATCCGTTAAGTCCGAAAAATATGGATCTTGATGCCGAAGAACTGGCTACTGTGAGGCATCGCTACAATCTTGATCCTGACAAACCGCTTCTGGTACAGATATCTCGTTTCGATCGTTTTAAGGATCCTCTTGGTGTTATTGCCGCGTATCGACTTGTTCGGGCGATCCAACCAGTGCAGTTGGTCCTTGCCGGGGGTGGCGCCAGTGATGATCCTGAAGGAAAGGAGGTGCTTGATGAGGTGATGGAGGCCGCGGCAGGTGATCCCGATATCCATGTCCTCCTGCTGCCAGCCGATGCCCACCGAACTATCAACGCCCTGCAACGGCTTGCTGATATCGTGATCCAGAAATCGACCAGGGAAGGGTTCGGCCTTACGGTTACCGAAGGTCTGTGGAAAGGGAAGCCGGTCATCGGTGGAGATGTTGGTGGTATTCGTCTGCAAGTGGTGAACTACCACACTGGTTTTTTAGTCAACACGCCCGAAGGTGCGGCACACCGTATTCGCTTCTTGCTCCATCATGATTCCTTGCGAAATAGTATGGGGGATGAAGCACGTGAATTCGTACGGGAGTATTTTTTGCTTACCCGGCAACTCAGGGAATATCTGACGATGTTTCATATCTTGAGTTCACGGGAGGACTCTTCAACTATATATATCTGA
- a CDS encoding OmpA family protein has translation MKKITSLMFTLFMAMLVTACGNKNIPAPFSPTDLNAKVASGEYVQKVDNFVVLFDASSSMYMDRTWESKLEKAKLVANNMNNTIPAGLTLQSALRVFGPNNCDKQECTLNQSMSAYSKDSYGQTISAITKAAGLTPMSPAISTSSSDLSPAKGDIAVIVISDGLANVDGPAAVAAQALKDTYKDRVCVYTILIGDDAEGKAVMDAVAKASGCGFATDENAVSTPEGMATFVEKVFLKPAERKACPPPPPAPEKQTFTVELKVEFDFDKSFIRPQYYKELLAFGDFIRQHPKHTVNLEGHTDNYGTEKYNAKLSQRRADAVRAFLLKNFSGTIDAARLTTTAHAFNKPIATNDTKEGRQKNRRVFATFTYQE, from the coding sequence ATGAAAAAAATTACGTCCCTGATGTTCACACTTTTTATGGCCATGCTGGTGACAGCCTGTGGCAATAAAAACATTCCAGCCCCATTCTCTCCAACCGACTTGAATGCCAAAGTCGCAAGCGGTGAGTACGTTCAAAAAGTGGACAATTTCGTTGTCCTCTTTGATGCGTCATCATCCATGTATATGGACAGAACTTGGGAGAGCAAGCTCGAAAAGGCCAAATTGGTGGCCAACAATATGAACAACACCATTCCGGCCGGCCTTACCCTTCAGTCCGCACTCCGGGTATTTGGACCAAACAATTGCGACAAGCAAGAATGCACTCTTAATCAATCCATGTCCGCCTATAGCAAAGACAGTTATGGTCAGACGATCTCGGCAATCACCAAAGCTGCTGGCTTGACCCCCATGTCCCCTGCTATTTCCACTTCATCCTCAGATCTGAGCCCAGCCAAGGGAGACATTGCTGTAATCGTAATCAGCGATGGCCTTGCAAACGTTGATGGTCCTGCCGCCGTAGCTGCTCAAGCCTTGAAAGACACCTATAAAGATCGAGTGTGCGTCTACACTATCCTGATTGGCGACGACGCTGAAGGCAAGGCTGTAATGGATGCCGTTGCCAAGGCCAGTGGTTGTGGTTTCGCAACCGATGAAAACGCAGTATCCACTCCCGAAGGAATGGCCACATTTGTTGAAAAAGTCTTCTTGAAACCAGCTGAGAGAAAGGCATGTCCTCCTCCGCCTCCTGCCCCGGAGAAGCAGACCTTCACCGTTGAGCTGAAGGTTGAGTTTGATTTTGACAAATCCTTCATCAGACCTCAATACTACAAGGAACTGCTTGCCTTTGGTGACTTTATCCGTCAACACCCCAAGCACACAGTTAACCTTGAAGGCCATACCGATAACTACGGCACTGAGAAGTATAATGCAAAACTCTCTCAGCGTCGTGCTGATGCCGTGCGGGCCTTCCTCCTTAAGAACTTCAGTGGCACCATCGACGCGGCAAGGCTGACCACCACCGCCCATGCCTTCAATAAGCCGATTGCCACCAATGACACTAAAGAAGGACGTCAGAAGAATCGTCGTGTATTCGCGACCTTTACCTACCAGGAATAG
- a CDS encoding DUF721 domain-containing protein, giving the protein MAKAEGPIKLDNLISNLVVSKSWQSRMRLHQVFTFWDDVVGVDIARRAQPQVIRGTVLWVGVCDSIWMQQLQYERQYLLEAINLRLGEADSERDVLSGFGQQGSLRLTELRLALDPSLVNKQHQNRSASLQPLVVDQEKLTEFTRMLSSIADQELKQSMIRVWLIMHQKR; this is encoded by the coding sequence ATGGCAAAGGCTGAGGGGCCTATCAAGCTTGATAATCTGATCTCAAACCTTGTGGTCAGTAAGTCATGGCAATCTCGGATGCGGTTGCATCAGGTTTTTACCTTTTGGGATGATGTTGTTGGAGTGGATATTGCCCGGCGTGCCCAGCCACAGGTGATCAGGGGGACAGTGTTGTGGGTTGGGGTCTGCGATTCGATATGGATGCAGCAACTCCAGTACGAACGTCAGTATCTGCTTGAGGCCATTAATCTTCGCTTAGGCGAAGCTGATTCTGAAAGGGATGTTCTGTCCGGTTTTGGACAGCAGGGCAGCTTGCGCCTGACCGAGTTGAGGCTTGCGCTCGATCCTTCATTGGTCAATAAACAACATCAGAACCGCTCGGCTTCTCTCCAGCCATTGGTAGTTGATCAGGAAAAGTTGACCGAATTTACCAGGATGCTGAGTTCTATTGCCGATCAGGAACTCAAGCAGAGTATGATCCGGGTGTGGCTGATCATGCATCAAAAAAGGTGA
- a CDS encoding IMP cyclohydrolase has translation MADLKKMYSTILGDHFPMEMKISFGDQTLVYRKKTWKIPMEDGTIDERGVRYGENPDQEAALFELVNGNLALGECRFIEPGHGLVSGIAVEDMLQVGKHPGKINLTDIDNGLNIIKYMMDRPAAAILKHNNPCGVSLGDSLSQAYDRANRSDRIAAFGGCVVLNRACDKATAEAISRNYLEVVVAPEFDDGALAILQTRKNLRVIKISRIDKLAEFEKFRFVDFKRLIDGGIIVQQSAVNSIRTVADLKPAVNTFKGVDYAVKREPTQREIDDMLFGWAVEHGVTSNSVIYVKDGCTVGIGTGEQDRVGVAEIAVHKAYIKYADILCFDAYGIPYGDLTLEIEKGKRPKSDQVAIDERTKADRADLPGSVMISDAFFPFRDGADVGIRQGVTAILQAGGSMRDFETIEACNEATPQVAMKFTGQRSFKH, from the coding sequence ATGGCTGATTTAAAAAAGATGTATTCAACCATCCTTGGTGACCATTTCCCTATGGAGATGAAAATTTCCTTCGGTGATCAGACCTTGGTCTATCGCAAGAAGACCTGGAAGATCCCTATGGAAGACGGCACCATTGACGAGCGGGGTGTGCGGTATGGTGAGAACCCCGATCAGGAGGCGGCCCTCTTTGAGCTGGTGAATGGTAATCTGGCCTTGGGGGAGTGTCGCTTCATCGAACCTGGCCATGGATTAGTCAGCGGGATTGCTGTTGAGGATATGCTTCAGGTTGGCAAGCATCCTGGTAAGATCAATCTTACCGATATTGATAACGGCCTGAATATCATTAAGTACATGATGGATAGACCGGCAGCCGCAATACTCAAGCATAATAATCCTTGTGGCGTATCTCTTGGCGACTCATTGAGTCAGGCATATGACCGGGCTAATCGTTCCGACCGCATCGCCGCTTTCGGTGGCTGTGTTGTCTTGAATCGCGCTTGCGACAAGGCAACGGCTGAGGCCATCAGCCGGAATTATCTGGAAGTAGTTGTGGCGCCTGAGTTTGACGACGGAGCCTTGGCCATTCTTCAGACCCGTAAGAATCTCCGGGTGATTAAGATCAGCCGTATCGATAAATTGGCTGAATTTGAGAAGTTCCGTTTTGTCGATTTCAAGCGTTTGATCGATGGTGGTATTATCGTTCAGCAGTCGGCGGTTAATTCCATCCGTACAGTTGCCGACCTGAAACCGGCGGTCAACACGTTTAAGGGAGTCGATTATGCGGTTAAGCGTGAGCCAACCCAGCGGGAGATTGACGATATGCTCTTCGGTTGGGCAGTTGAGCATGGCGTGACCTCGAATTCAGTGATCTATGTGAAGGACGGTTGCACGGTCGGTATTGGCACCGGAGAACAAGATCGGGTGGGTGTGGCTGAGATCGCCGTGCACAAGGCCTATATCAAATACGCCGATATCCTCTGTTTTGATGCCTATGGCATTCCTTATGGCGACTTGACTCTGGAGATTGAAAAGGGCAAACGACCAAAATCCGACCAGGTTGCAATTGATGAACGTACCAAAGCAGATCGTGCCGATTTGCCGGGTTCGGTAATGATTTCCGATGCCTTCTTTCCCTTCCGTGATGGAGCCGATGTCGGTATTCGTCAGGGTGTGACCGCTATCCTTCAAGCAGGTGGTTCAATGCGGGATTTTGAAACCATTGAGGCCTGTAATGAGGCGACACCACAGGTGGCCATGAAGTTTACCGGGCAGCGGTCATTTAAGCATTGA
- the thiH gene encoding 2-iminoacetate synthase ThiH, which translates to MATTFSLPDYRDLARLIATRTNEDVQRALRAEVLSLNDLAALVSPRADEHLAVMAAKSQTITRQRFGRVVQIYAPLYVSNYCTNRCLYCGFSAEHPIRRRRLTLEEVEKEADTLKNRGVNHLLLVSGEAPKMMGVEYIEQVAERLKDRFASLSIEIQPLTEAEYARVFAAGITSVAVYQETYNPELYQQLHLSGNKADYTYRLATPERAAAAGMREVGIGTLLGLGDWRTEGLVLGLHLSWLRKRFWRTGFTVSFPRIRPAEGGFRALAPVSERDLSQLIFALRIFDHDVGLLLSTREEARYRNGMVGLGPTRYSAGSCTSPGGYAEGEDSDEQFTVDDIRSVAEVCAAIQGQGYDPVRKDWDACFQAL; encoded by the coding sequence ATGGCTACCACATTTTCTCTCCCTGATTACCGCGACTTGGCGCGTCTTATCGCCACGCGTACCAACGAAGATGTACAGCGCGCACTTCGCGCCGAGGTGCTTTCGCTAAACGATTTGGCAGCGCTTGTCTCGCCAAGAGCGGATGAGCATCTTGCTGTGATGGCTGCCAAATCCCAAACCATCACCAGGCAGCGCTTTGGTCGGGTGGTTCAGATCTATGCCCCGCTTTACGTCTCCAACTATTGCACCAATCGCTGTCTCTATTGTGGTTTTTCAGCGGAACATCCGATCCGTCGCCGCCGGTTGACCCTCGAAGAAGTGGAAAAAGAGGCCGATACCCTTAAAAATCGTGGCGTCAACCATCTGCTTCTGGTCTCAGGCGAGGCCCCGAAGATGATGGGTGTTGAATATATTGAACAGGTGGCTGAGCGCTTAAAAGATCGATTTGCCTCTCTCTCTATTGAGATTCAGCCATTGACAGAGGCTGAATACGCGCGAGTATTTGCCGCAGGGATTACCAGCGTGGCGGTGTATCAGGAGACGTACAACCCTGAATTGTATCAACAATTACATCTTTCAGGGAATAAAGCAGATTACACCTATCGCTTAGCGACCCCGGAACGGGCGGCTGCTGCCGGTATGCGTGAAGTCGGTATCGGGACCTTGCTCGGCTTGGGGGATTGGCGGACTGAAGGATTGGTCTTGGGTCTTCACCTGTCGTGGTTGAGGAAACGATTCTGGCGCACGGGATTTACCGTCTCATTTCCCAGGATTCGTCCGGCGGAAGGTGGGTTTCGGGCCTTGGCGCCGGTGTCGGAGCGCGATCTAAGCCAGCTTATCTTTGCCTTGCGAATCTTTGATCATGATGTTGGGCTGCTTCTTTCCACCAGGGAGGAGGCCAGGTACCGTAATGGGATGGTTGGTTTAGGGCCGACTCGATATTCTGCCGGTTCCTGCACCTCACCTGGCGGGTATGCCGAAGGGGAAGACTCTGATGAGCAGTTTACTGTCGATGATATTCGTTCGGTAGCTGAAGTATGTGCTGCGATTCAGGGTCAGGGGTATGACCCGGTGCGCAAGGATTGGGATGCTTGTTTTCAAGCATTGTGA
- a CDS encoding thiazole synthase: MLTIAGKTFASRLFTGTGKFSSADVMRQALDASGCEMVTVALRRIDLNDPTDDIMQVLDRNKFFFLPNTAGARNASEAVRLARLSRASGGGDWVKLEVTPDPRTLLPDPVDTLFATEELVKDGFVVLPYINADPILALRLQDVGAAAVMPLAAPIGTNRGLVTRYQIEIIISQARVPVVVDAGLGAPSHAADAMEMGADAVLVNTAIAVAGDPVRMADAFRLAVIAGRVAFESGLGAVSDEAEASSPQTGLDFIR, translated from the coding sequence ATGCTAACCATAGCTGGCAAAACCTTTGCCTCGCGCTTATTTACTGGAACAGGAAAATTTTCATCGGCGGATGTCATGCGTCAAGCCCTTGATGCCTCGGGGTGTGAGATGGTGACCGTGGCCCTTCGGCGCATCGATTTAAATGATCCGACCGATGACATCATGCAGGTTCTTGATCGCAACAAATTCTTCTTCCTTCCCAATACTGCCGGGGCGCGCAATGCGAGTGAGGCCGTTCGCCTGGCTCGATTGTCCAGGGCTTCCGGCGGTGGAGATTGGGTCAAACTCGAAGTAACGCCCGACCCCCGTACCTTGCTGCCCGATCCGGTGGATACCTTGTTTGCCACCGAGGAGCTGGTTAAAGATGGCTTTGTTGTGCTTCCTTATATTAATGCCGATCCGATTCTGGCGTTACGGTTGCAGGATGTCGGGGCGGCTGCGGTCATGCCGCTTGCTGCGCCTATCGGTACTAATCGGGGTTTGGTTACTCGGTATCAGATCGAGATTATCATCTCTCAGGCCAGGGTGCCGGTGGTGGTGGATGCAGGGCTTGGCGCTCCTTCCCATGCGGCTGATGCTATGGAGATGGGCGCCGATGCGGTGTTGGTTAACACCGCGATTGCTGTGGCCGGTGATCCAGTGCGGATGGCGGATGCCTTCCGCTTGGCTGTTATTGCCGGGCGAGTGGCGTTTGAATCTGGACTCGGCGCAGTCTCGGATGAGGCGGAGGCATCATCCCCGCAGACGGGTCTTGATTTTATCCGCTGA
- the thiS gene encoding sulfur carrier protein ThiS codes for MSHKTLLMKILVNGEEKEAPVGVSVSEYVKALGFDPETVVVELDGQILTRADYPSKQLTEGCELELIRFIGGG; via the coding sequence ATGAGTCATAAAACATTACTTATGAAAATACTTGTGAATGGAGAAGAGAAGGAGGCGCCGGTTGGTGTGTCGGTCTCGGAATATGTCAAGGCCTTGGGCTTTGACCCTGAAACTGTCGTGGTCGAACTTGACGGTCAGATCCTGACCCGAGCCGATTACCCTTCCAAACAGTTGACCGAAGGGTGTGAGCTGGAATTAATTCGTTTTATCGGGGGCGGTTGA
- the thiF gene encoding sulfur carrier protein ThiS adenylyltransferase ThiF, producing the protein MLKVNERPYEFQPGIHLEDLARQIKPEADVFIVNGFPVSASIEVKDGDQCWLIKRGEQIGHTEMEHLLYARHTPGVQEKIKDRAIGIMGLGGLGSVVSIALARIGVGSILLADYDVVEPSNLNRQQFFVDQVGMKKTEAMRQNLARINPYVKVEIFDDELTETNIPYVFQQVDVLVECFDGARMKATALRTVLKELPGVGYVGASGLAGFDDNNLIVTRKIRPNVYVVGDGAAEAKPGQGLMAPRVGIAAHHQANQVLRILLGLG; encoded by the coding sequence ATGCTGAAGGTCAATGAAAGACCCTATGAGTTCCAGCCTGGAATTCACCTTGAGGATCTGGCCAGGCAGATTAAACCCGAGGCAGATGTTTTTATTGTCAATGGTTTTCCTGTGTCTGCTTCGATAGAGGTGAAGGATGGTGATCAGTGCTGGCTCATCAAGCGTGGAGAGCAGATTGGTCATACGGAGATGGAGCACCTGCTCTATGCCCGGCATACCCCTGGGGTGCAGGAAAAAATTAAGGATCGCGCCATCGGCATTATGGGGCTTGGTGGTTTGGGGTCGGTGGTGTCTATTGCCTTGGCCCGGATCGGTGTGGGATCGATACTTCTTGCTGATTATGATGTGGTCGAACCCAGTAATCTGAATCGGCAGCAGTTCTTTGTCGATCAGGTAGGGATGAAAAAGACTGAGGCCATGCGGCAGAATCTGGCCAGAATCAATCCCTATGTCAAAGTGGAAATCTTTGACGACGAGTTGACGGAAACTAATATTCCTTACGTGTTTCAGCAGGTTGATGTCCTGGTTGAGTGCTTTGACGGGGCTAGGATGAAGGCGACTGCCTTGCGGACGGTATTAAAGGAACTTCCTGGGGTCGGGTATGTCGGCGCTTCGGGATTGGCAGGATTTGATGATAACAATCTGATTGTTACCAGAAAGATCCGCCCGAATGTCTATGTTGTTGGCGACGGCGCAGCAGAAGCCAAACCGGGGCAGGGATTGATGGCCCCTCGGGTTGGTATTGCCGCTCATCATCAGGCGAATCAGGTGCTTAGGATTTTGTTGGGCTTGGGGTAA
- a CDS encoding FAD-binding protein — MANFDYDIGIIGGGAAGLTVASGASQLGAKTLLIEKEEALGGDCLHYGCVPSKTLIKTAHVYHLMKNGPKFGLPAITPPPVDFKDVSARIRSVISVIQKHDSVERFCKLGAKVEFGNPEFRDEHAITLGGKTISAKTWVIATGSSSAVPPIEGLDSTPYLTNRDIFYLDSLPGSMVILGAGPIAIEMAQAFCRLGTKVTVIQRSGQILSKEDQDLADVVQQVLEQEGVRFLMNTSVLRVGDLGREREVVVQQEGGEVGTIRVETILVALGRSPNVSGLGLEKIGVLYDRQGITVNRYLKTSHKHIYAAGDVIGGYQFTHVAGYEGGVVLSNAIFHLPKKTDYTYVPWCTYTHPELASIGMNEKRAQAAGIDYSVWSEEFSSNDRGLAEGDGVGRIKLLLDHREKPLGVQILGPHAGDLLSEWVAIMNGGVGLSRIASAIHPYPTLGEINKKVVGSVYAKKIFSDTVRKGLTFFFSFKGRACTCGQDIVCEDEE; from the coding sequence GTGGCTAACTTTGATTACGACATCGGGATAATTGGTGGCGGCGCTGCCGGACTCACTGTAGCTTCCGGGGCGTCTCAACTTGGCGCCAAGACCTTGCTCATTGAAAAAGAAGAGGCCTTGGGCGGGGATTGCCTCCATTATGGCTGCGTGCCCAGTAAAACTCTGATCAAGACGGCCCATGTCTATCATCTGATGAAAAATGGGCCGAAATTCGGCCTTCCTGCCATCACGCCGCCACCTGTTGATTTTAAGGATGTTTCAGCCCGGATCAGGTCGGTGATCAGTGTTATCCAGAAGCACGATTCGGTGGAGAGGTTCTGCAAGCTGGGCGCGAAGGTGGAATTCGGCAATCCTGAGTTCCGCGACGAGCACGCGATTACCTTGGGCGGCAAGACCATTTCCGCCAAAACCTGGGTGATCGCCACCGGTTCATCCTCTGCGGTGCCGCCGATTGAAGGGCTTGACAGCACTCCATATTTGACTAATCGCGACATCTTCTATTTGGATTCCCTTCCCGGTTCGATGGTTATTCTTGGCGCTGGCCCAATCGCCATAGAAATGGCACAAGCCTTTTGCCGGCTTGGTACAAAGGTGACGGTGATTCAACGGAGCGGTCAGATATTGAGCAAGGAAGATCAGGATCTGGCCGATGTGGTGCAGCAGGTTTTGGAGCAGGAAGGAGTGAGGTTTTTGATGAATACCTCTGTGCTCCGGGTGGGAGATTTGGGCCGCGAACGTGAGGTTGTAGTTCAGCAGGAGGGTGGGGAGGTTGGCACGATCAGGGTTGAAACGATTCTGGTGGCCCTTGGCCGCAGTCCCAATGTCTCAGGCCTTGGGCTTGAAAAGATCGGGGTTCTATATGATCGTCAGGGGATCACGGTCAACAGGTATCTCAAGACCAGTCACAAGCACATCTATGCCGCAGGCGATGTTATTGGTGGGTATCAATTCACCCATGTGGCAGGGTATGAAGGAGGTGTGGTCTTGAGCAATGCCATATTTCATCTGCCCAAAAAGACTGATTATACCTATGTGCCCTGGTGCACCTATACTCATCCGGAGCTTGCCAGTATTGGCATGAATGAGAAGAGGGCACAGGCTGCCGGTATTGACTATTCGGTATGGAGTGAAGAGTTTAGCAGTAATGATCGGGGTCTGGCCGAAGGTGATGGTGTCGGTCGAATCAAACTGCTGCTTGATCATCGGGAGAAGCCGCTTGGTGTGCAGATTCTGGGGCCTCATGCCGGGGATCTATTAAGCGAATGGGTGGCTATTATGAATGGTGGGGTAGGGCTGTCTCGCATTGCTTCCGCCATTCATCCTTATCCGACCTTGGGAGAGATCAACAAGAAGGTGGTTGGCTCAGTGTATGCCAAGAAGATATTTTCAGATACCGTACGCAAGGGGCTTACATTCTTTTTCAGCTTCAAGGGCAGGGCGTGTACTTGTGGGCAGGATATTGTGTGCGAGGATGAGGAGTAA